A portion of the Tachysurus vachellii isolate PV-2020 chromosome 14, HZAU_Pvac_v1, whole genome shotgun sequence genome contains these proteins:
- the nptna gene encoding neuroplastin a, with translation MSGSGNRVMLVFGVAVLLAVSALNEPTINASDHIILTDYHGPSITLQCNLTSSPFIQDKSYWMKNGEEIQGTQTELRATEYTIPKPRADDAGEYMCVYTFDDGPPANATIEVKAVPDITGHKRSENKNEGESAVLYCKSVGYPNPVWIWRKLDNGVPSEIDNTSRRFFISSKDNYTELSIINLDINSDPGEYECNATNSVGTSVMTSVLRVRSHLAPLWPFLGVVAEVLILVLIIVIYEKKKKPEDVLDDDESAGPMKTNSTNNHKDKNLRQRNTN, from the exons ATGTCTGGTTCGGGGAATCGAGTGATGCTGGTGTTCGGAGTGGCGGTGCTGCTTGCGGTGTCTGCGCTGAACG aGCCAACAATCAATGCTTCAGACCACATCATCCTAACAGATTACCATGGGCCATCAATCACACTCCAGTGTAACCTGACTTCCTCCCCATTCATTCAAGATAAGAGCTATTGGATGAAGAATGGAGAAGAGATCCAAGGGACCCAGACAGAGCTGAGGGCCACTGAGTACAC tatcCCTAAACCAAGGGCAGATGATGCTggagagtatatgtgtgtgtacacatttgATGACGGTCCACCTGCAAATGCCACAATTGAAGTGAAAG CTGTTCCAGACATCACTGGACACAAGCGCAGTGAGAATAAGAATGAGGGAGAAAGCGCTGTCCTATACTGCAAGTCTGTGGGCTACCCTAATCCTGTCTGGATTTGGCGCAAGCTAGATAATGGTGTCCCCAGT GAGATTGACAACACCTCCCGCCGATTTTTCATTAGCAGCAAGGACAACTACACAGAGCTGTCAATCATTAACTTGGACATCAATTCTGATCCTGGAGAATACGAGTGCAACGCCACTAATAGTGTTGGCACCTCTGTCATGACCTCAGTGCTTCGTGTGCGGAGTCACCTGGCTCCCCTCTGGCCCTTCCTGGGTGTCGTTGCTGAAGTCCTCATTTTAGTCCTCATCATTGTCAtctatgagaaaaaaaagaagcctgAAGACGTTCTAGATG ATGATGAATCAGCTGGGCCAAT GAAAACAAATTCAACTAACAAtcacaaagacaaaaacctaCGTCAAAGGAATACAAATTAA
- the LOC132857052 gene encoding UDP-glucuronosyltransferase 2A2-like: protein MHYSTLLTVLFLLSVSCGVYSGKILVFPVDGSHWINMKVLVMELYSKGHNITVIRSSDSMYIKEESPYYKFITVDVGTFDDDFFAKFVSHLLQAQQHQRSSWGKIMIGIEVFKKFSEIHEKICNMTAMIFENETLMKSLQQAKFDMVLADPAMGGGMLLAHKLGLPLVFNVRWTMLGEGHFAIAPSPLSYVPVPGAELTDKMTFIQRVTNVLSYFITYYQQAKHFGQPYKAFCQKYFGPDVDYFSILQNADIWLMRNDFTFEFPRPTMPNVVYMGGFQCKPSKPLPDDIEKFVKSSGKHGVIIMSLGSLFGDLGVDIADEIAAAFARLPQKVIWRHTGPRPSTLGNNTLLVAWMPQNDLLGHTKTKVFVAHGGTNGIQEAIYHGVPILGLPIAFDQPDNLSRMRKKGAARVLDISALDRSVFLEALKEVLYNPSYKENMQRLSRLHHDQPIKPLDRAVFWIEYVIRNGGAPHLRTQSFRMSWITYHSVDVILTLLGALLISGWLTFLLLRCLCFKLILNKKSSVNFER from the coding sequence ATGCATTACTCAACGCTTCTCACAGTTTTGTTCCTGCTGTCTGTTTCATGTGGGGTCTATTCTGGTAAAATTTTGGTATTTCCAGTTGATGGAAGCCACTGGATTAATATGAAAGTTCTCGTTATGGAATTATATTCAAAAGGCCACAACATTACAGTGATTCGAAGTTCAGACAGTATGTACATTAAAGAAGAGTCACCCTACTACAAATTCATCACTGTTGATGTGGGAACATTTGATGATGACTTTTTTGCCAAATTTGTGTCTCATTTGCTACAAGCACAGCAACACCAAAGATCCTCTTGGGGCAAAATCATGATTGGAATTGAGGTGTTCAAAAAGTTTTCTGAGATTCATGAGAAAATTTGCAACATGACTGCCATGATATTTGAAAATGAGACTCTAATGAAATCTTTGCAGCAAGCTAAATTTGATATGGTTTTAGCAGACCCTGCTATGGGAGGTGGTATGCTGTTAGCACACAAACTTGGCCTCCCTCTTGTGTTCAATGTTCGGTGGACTATGCTTGGAGAGGGCCATTTTGCCATTGCTCCCTCTCCTCTGTCTTATGTACCTGTTCCTGGAGCAGAGCTAACAGACAAAATGACTTTTATACAGAGAGTCACAAATGTGTTGAGTTACTTCATCACTTACTATCAACAAGCTAAACATTTTGGCCAACCTTACAAGGCTTTCTGTCAGAAATACTTTGGACCTGATGTGGATTATTTTTCCATTCTTCAGAATGCAGATATTTGGCTCATGAGAAATGACTTTACTTTTGAATTTCCACGACCCACAATGCCAAATGTGGTCTATATGGGTGGCTTCCAGTGCAAGCCCTCCAAACCACTTCCTGATGATATAGAAAAGTTTGTCAAGAGTTCAGGGAAACATGGGGTCATCATAATGTCTCTGGGATCTCTTTTTGGAGATCTTGGAGTTGACATTGCAGATGAGATAGCAGCTGCCTTTGCACGACTGCCTCAGAAAGTCATTTGGAGACACACTGGACCTCGACCTTCTACTCTTGGCAATAACACGTTGCTAGTGGCCTGGATGCCACAGAATGACCTCCTCGGACACACAAAGACTAAGGTCTTTGTAGCTCATGGAGGAACCAATGGTATTCAGGAGGCTATCTATCATGGCGTTCCCATTTTAGGTCTACCTATAGCATTCGATCAACCCGATAACCTGTCAAGGATGAGAAAAAAGGGAGCAGCTCGAGTACTGGATATTTCTGCATTGGACAGATCTGTATTTTTAGAGGCATTAAAGGAGGTGCTGTATAATCCATCTTACAAAGAGAATATGCAGAGGTTGTCTCGACTGCATCATGACCAGCCCATAAAGCCTCTTGATCGTGCAGTCTTCTGGATTGAATATGTCATAAGGAATGGAGGTGCTCCTCACTTACGCACACAGTCTTTTAGGATGTCCTGGATTACCTATCACTCTGTGGATGTTATACTCACATTGCTGGGAGCTCTGTTGATTAGTGGCTGGCTAACATTTTTGTTGCTAAGAtgtctttgttttaaattaatCCTTAATAAAAAATCAAGTGTGAATTTTGAAAGGTGA